Proteins encoded together in one Coffea arabica cultivar ET-39 chromosome 2c, Coffea Arabica ET-39 HiFi, whole genome shotgun sequence window:
- the LOC140035488 gene encoding uncharacterized protein: MARGLAVMWKEEVLVKKVLFTSFTIELLIVDRDTNLEWWCVCIYASPDDSVRKAQWEVITRRSQLWGESWAIMGDMNDIVSNGEKWGGRERADSMDIGFEGIPWTWSNKWDNEGVIRERLDRVLVTGGWYNRFRNASCRHMETEASDHSMLLFETKPAIVKKWRNRFVFDRNWLQHKETKKELKELRESSVNGKGLKMALLKRKLVAAYKDEEVYWGQKARQKWLREGDKNTKFYHACVAGRRKRNRIGLLKKRDGVWCKDEEETDTEIVQYFKDIFTVEEPQGIEAILNEVPQSITSAMNKQLISPVSEQEVYRAVYSMHPNKSPGPDGMTHIFFQKFWSDIKEDLINVVQSFFYSGKLLRAVNETLICLIPKGDSPVDMTQFRPISLCNVLYKVISKILVHRLRSVISYCISSSQSAFVPGRQILDNILVAHECIHFLNNKRSGKEGFMAIKLDMSKAYDRVEWIFLEKLMLQMGFCQKWVGWIMECVSSVSYAVNINGEKKGFIQPSRGLRQGDPLSPFLFLICAEGFSVLINQAVRQRKLTDLQLSSGGPRLSHLFFADDSLIFCKGKEEEAVQMMEVLRHYGAASGQLINTEKSSIFFSKNVSVRERWKVLEKMRGMKEVKQSRYLGLPLVIGRTKTQVFNFVKEKVVSKVSGWKEKLLSMAGKDVLLKSVVMALPAYVMSCCKLPKELCKDIGREMAKFWWGSRGEEKKMHWLGWGKLAEVKQNGGLGFRELEDFNLALLAKQLWRILTRPNLLVSKILKAKYFRGTSIWKMKGKHTDSWCWKSILSARSILEEGVRKRVGDGKNIDIWKDRLVPVMAGGKVNPQQASDLGLSRVSELINNGRWNEELLERVFLKEEREMILQIPLSLQETKDRIFWAHSASGEYTVKSGYMVAHERKKGRKKCMKGILPVNENIKTRSRQGNPLCKCCVACSESTEHMLFLCCHAETIWKMAPVQWDGLESLRGKFWLWWSELVEATIREKGEEHITFTVNLLWQIWKDRNEINFNGKGRDPGVVVHKALTEWLEYQEVQYEGKEEVRESRLEAGKKGSWAAPNKGWIKLNTDAALNQQSNKAGWGIVARDWKGKLVATWACPSFTCSVPVLEEALAIRSAMVKAALEGWEKIIIESDCKAVIDRIQGDSDDVLISTVLQDIKLLKQNFKECCFSFVHREFNSVSHKLARYALNLGSIVDWKACFPVWLLDIARADVEEQLLQDV; the protein is encoded by the exons ATGGCTAGGGGTCTGGCAGTAATGTGGAAGGAGGAGGTACTTGTCAAAAAGGTACTGTTTACCAGTTTCACTATAGAATTACTGATTGTTGATAGGGATACAAATTTGGAATGGTGGTGTGTGTGCATCTATGCTAGTCCAGATGATAGTGTGAGGAAAGCACAATGGGAGGTGATAACTAGAAGAAGTCAGCTATGGGGGGAGTCTTGGGCCATTATGGGTGATATGAACGACATTGTTTCTAATGGAGAGAAGTGGGGTGGTAGAGAAAGAGCTGATAGCA TGGACATTGGCTTTGAAGGAATTCCTTGGACATGGAGCAATAAGTGGGATAATGAAGGAGTAATTAGGGAACGTTTAGATAGAGTACTAGTTACTGGGGGTTGGTATAACAGATTTAGGAATGCGAGTTGTAGGCATATGGAGACAGAAGCCTCTGACCACTCTATGCTGTTATTTGAGACAAAACCTGCAAtagtgaagaaatggagaaatagGTTTGTTTTTGATAGGAATTGGCTTCAACATAAGGAG ACAAAAAAGGAATTGAAGGAGCTGAGGGAGAGTAGTGTGAATGGGAAGGGGCTGAAAATGGCTTTACTAAAGAGGAAACTGGTGGCAGCCTATAAGGATGAAGAGGTATATTGGGGTCAAAAGGCAAGGCAGAAATGGTTAAGGGAAGGAGACAAGAATACCAAGTTCTACCATGCATGTGTGGCTGGAAGGAGGAAAAGGAATAGAATTGGGCTTCTAAAGAAAAGGGATGGGGTCTGGTGCAAGGATGAGGAAGAGACTGATACAGAAATAGTCCAATATTTCAAAGACATTTTTACAGTTGAGGAACCCCAGGGAATCGAAGCCATTCTCAATGAAGTCCCACAGTCCATTACTAGTGCGATGAACAAGCAACTCATCTCACCTGTATCTGAGCAGGAGGTTTACCGAGCTGTCTACTCTATGCATCCAAACAAGTCTCCTGGCCCTGATGGTATGACCCATATTTTCTTTCAAAAGTTCTGGTCTGATATTAAGGAAGATTTGATTAATGTTGTTCAGAGTTTCTTTTATTCTGGTAAGCTGCTAAGAGCAGTCAATGAGACTTTGATCTGTTTAATTCCTAAAGGAGACTCTCCTGTTGATATGACTCAGTTTAGGCCTATTAGTCTCTGTAATGTGCTTTACAAGGTCATTTCTAAAATTCTGGTTCATAGATTACGTAGTGTTATCAGCTATTGCATAAGTTCCTCCCAATCAGCCTTTGTACCTGGTAGACAAATTCTGGACAACATACTTGTGGCTCATGAATGCATTCATTTCCTGAATAATAAAAGATCTGGTAAGGAGGGATTTATGGCTATCAAATTAGATATGTCTAAAGCCTATGATAGGGTTGAATGGATATTCCTTGAAAAACTGATGTTACAAATGGGGTTCTGTCAGAAGTGGGTAGGTTGGATTATGGAATGTGTTTCTAGTGTGTCCTATGCTGTCAATATTAATGGGGAGAAGAAGGGGTTTATCCAGCCATCTAGGGGATTAAGACAGGGAGATCCCTTATCTCCTTTCTTATTCCTTATTTGTGCTGAAGGCTTCTCAGTTTTGATTAACCAAGCTGTCAGACAAAGAAAACTCACTGATCTCCAATTGTCTTCTGGTGGTCCCAGACTTTCTCACCTCTTTTTTGCAGATGACTCATTAATTTTCTGTAAGGGTAAGGAGGAGGAGGCAGTGCAGATGATGGAGGTCCTTAGGCATTATGGTGCAGCTTCTGGTCAACTCATAAACACTGAGAaatcttcaatttttttcagTAAGAATGTTTCAGTAAGGGAGAGGTGGAAGGTGCTAGAGAAAATGAGAGGGATGAAGGAGGTCAAACAAAGCAGATATTTGGGTCTACCTTTGGTAATTGGTAGAACAAAAACACAGGTGTTTAACTTTGTTAAGGAAAAGGTGGTTAGCAAAGTTTCAGGTTggaaagagaagttgctcagtATGGCGGGGAAAGATGTTTTACTGAAATCTGTAGTCATGGCTCTACCAGCTTATGTAATGTCATGCTGCAAACTTCCAAAGGAACTTTGTAAGGATATTGGGAGAGAGATGGCTAAGTTTTGGTGGGGAAGTAGGGGTGAGGAGAAAAAGATGCATTGGTTAGGATGGGGTAAGCTAGCTGAAGTTAAACAGAATGGGGGATTGGGTTTTAGAGAGTTAGAGGATTTCAACCTGGCACTTCTGGCCAAGCAATTATGGAGGATACTAACTCGGCCAAATTTGTTGGTTAGTAAGATCCTTAAAGCCAAATACTTCAGAGGCACTTCAATCTGGAAGATGAAAGGGAAGCATACTGACTCATGGTGCTGGAAAAGCATTTTGAGTGCAAGATCAATACTGGAAGAGGGGGTAAGGAAGAGAGTGGGAGATGGGAAGAATATAGACATTTGGAAGGATAGATTGGTTCCTGTGATGGCAGGAGGTAAGGTGAACCCACAACAGGCCTCAGATTTGGGTTTGAGTAGAGTTAGCGAGCTGATTAATAATGGTAGGTGGAATGAGGAGTTGCTGGAAAGGGTGTTTTTGAAGGAAGAAAGGGAGATGATCTTGCAGATTCCCTTGAGCCTTCAGGAGACTAAAGATAGAATCTTCTGGGCACATTCAGCTTCTGGGGAGTATACTGTTAAGTCTGGGTACATGGTTGCTCACGAGagaaagaaagggagaaag AAGTGCATGAAGGGCATTCTGCCAGTCAATGAAAACATCAAGACTAGAAGCAGGCAAGGCAATCCATTGTGTAAATGTTGTGTGGCCTGCTCAGAGTCGACTGAACATATGCTGTTTCTATGTTGTCATGCAGAAACTATTTGGAAAATGGCTCCAGTTCAGTGGGATGGCTTGGAAAGTTTGAGAGGGAAGTTTTGGTTGTGGTGGTCTGAGTTGGTGGAGGCAACTATTagggagaaaggggaggagcaTATTACGTTTACAGTCAACCTGCTATGGCAAATCTGGAAGGATAGAAACGAGATAAATTTCAATGGGAAAGGTAGGGATCCAGGAGTGGTGGTACACAAAGCATTAACAGAATGGCTGGAATACCAGGAGGTCCAGTATGAGGGAAAGGAGGAAGTGAGGGAATCAAGGCTAGAAGCAGGGAAGAAAGGAAGTTGGGCAGCTCCTAACAAAGGGTGGATCAAGCTGAACACTGATGCGGCTTTGAACCAGCAGTCCAACAAAGCTGGCTGGGGTATTGTGGCTAGAGATTGGAAGGGGAAGCTGGTTGCTACGTGGGCTTGTCCTTCTTTTACATGCTCAGTCCCAGTACTTGAGGAGGCTTTGGCAATCAGATCTGCAATGGTTAAAGCTGCTTTGGAAGGCTGGGAAAAGATCATCATTGAATCCGACTGTAAGGCTGTAATAGACAGAATTCAGGGAGATTCGGATGATGTGCTTATCTCCACAGTCTTGCAGGATATTAAGTTGTTAAAACAAAACTTTAAGGAATGTTGTTTCTCCTTTGTTCATAGGGAGTTCAACTCTGTTAGTCATAAGTTAGCTAGATATGCTCTAAATCTAGGATCTATTGTTGATTGGAAAGCTTGTTTTCCAGTTTGGTTGCTTGATATTGCTCGAGCAGACGTTGAGGAGCAGTTGCTCCAGGATGTGTAA
- the LOC113725802 gene encoding synaptotagmin-3 isoform X1: MGFLSTFFGIFGFLVGSLIGIVLGFYLFIYAEPEHVEDPKGKALDKLDTTEMQDLMPEIPWWVKNPDYERVDWLNKFIHDMWPFIDKASHGTIRSIAEPIFADYIGMCKIESIEFEKISLGTLSPTIHGLKVYETNESELVMEPAIKWAGNPDILVTVKLSSLRILIQLVDIQIEAAPRITLKPLVPTFPCFTNIVVSLMEKPQVDFGLKVLGGDVMSIPGLYRYVQETIKKQVSSLYLWPRCLEIPILDASTVAAKKPVGILHVRVVRAMKLLKMDLLGLSDPYVKLSLSGDRLPTKKTTIKKKTLYPEWNENFKLIVKEPQSQFLLIDVYDWDKVGAHDRLGMQVYPLKLLNANETKELTLDLLKSTDITDLHNKKQRGQIVLELRYAPFREDSASFSGPLDRFSRKASRIDTKSSSESYSGAGLLSVTVYGAEDVEGSRHNNPYALIIFRGEKRKSKMIRRTRDPAWNEEFQFTLDEPPVSEKIRVEVMSKRTRFGLQSKESLGYVEINLADVVNNGRMNEKYHLIDSKYGQIHVELRWKTV; the protein is encoded by the exons ATGGGATTCCTGAGCACTTTCTTCGGAATTTTTGGTTTCTTGGTCGGGTCTCTGATTGGAATCGTGTTGGGTTTTTATCTCTTCATCTACGCGGAGCCTGAACACGTTGAG GATCCCAAAGGCAAGGCACTTGACAAGCTCGATACAACTGAAATGCAAGATCTTATGCCTGAAATTCCATGGTGGGTGAAGAATCCTGATTATGAGAGG GTAGACTGGTTAAACAAATTTATTCATGACATGTGGCCTTTCATTGATAAG GCAAGTCATGGAACCATTAGAAGCATAGCAGAGCCTATATTTGCTGACTACATAGGGATGTGTAAGATAGAatcaattgaatttgaaaaaataagcCTTGGAACTCTTTCGCCAACAATTCATG GTCTTAAAGTTTACGAGACAAATGAGAGTGAACTAGTAATGGAGCCAGCAATTAAGTGGGCGGGAAATCCTGACATATTAGTCACCGTAAAGTTATCATCTTTAAGAATCTTAATCCAG TTGGTGGACATACAAATTGAAGCAGCTCCACGTATCACATTAAAGCCTCTCGTTCCAACATTTCCATGTTTTACAAACATTGTTGTATCCTTAATGGAGAAG CCACAGGTTGACTTTGGATTGAAAGTGCTGGGTGGAGACGTCATGTCTATTCCTGGCCTATATCGTTATGTTCAG GAAACTATCAAAAAACAAGTATCAAGCCTCTACCTGTGGCCACGGTGCCTTGaaattccaattcttgatgCTTCAAC TGTGGCTGCTAAGAAGCCTGTTGGGATATTGCATGTAAGAGTTGTACGAGCCATGAAGCTCTTGAAGATGGACTTGCTCGGACTTTCAGATCCTTACGTTAAACTAAGTCTGAGTGGAGACAGGTTGCCCACTAAGAAAACTACCATCAAGAAGAAAACCTTATACCCTGAGTGGAATGAGAATTTTAAGCTAATTGTGAAGGAACCTCAGTCTCAGTTTCTTCTTATAGATGTCTATGATTGGGACAAG GTTGGAGCACATGACAGGCTGGGAATGCAAGTTTATCCTTTGAAGCTTCTAAATGCAAACGAGACAAAAGAGTTGACACTGGACCTGCTTAAGAGTACAGATATAACTGATCTTCATAATAAGAAGCAGAGAGGCCAAATTGTGCTTGAGCTGAGGTACGCTCCTTTCAGAGAAGACAGTGCTTCGTTTAGCGGGCCTCTTGACAGATTCAGTAGGAAAGCAAGCAGAATTGACACTAAATCCAGCAGTGAGAGTTACAGCGGAGCTGGTTTACTTTCGGTTACCGTTTATGGAGCTGAGGATGTAGAAGGGTCACGTCACAACAATCCATACGCTCTGATAATTTTCCGAGGAGAAAAAAGGAAATCAAAG ATGATCAGGAGAACTCGTGATCCAGCATGGAATGAAGAGTTCCAGTTTACGCTGGATGAGCCTCCTGTCTCGGAGAAGATTCGTGTGGAGGTCATGAGTAAGCGTACACGATTCGGATTGCAATCAAAG GAATCACTGGGATATGTGGAAATCAACCTTGCTGATGTTGTGAACAATGGAAGAATGAATGAAAAATaccatttaatt
- the LOC113725802 gene encoding synaptotagmin-3 isoform X2, producing MEPAIKWAGNPDILVTVKLSSLRILIQLVDIQIEAAPRITLKPLVPTFPCFTNIVVSLMEKPQVDFGLKVLGGDVMSIPGLYRYVQETIKKQVSSLYLWPRCLEIPILDASTVAAKKPVGILHVRVVRAMKLLKMDLLGLSDPYVKLSLSGDRLPTKKTTIKKKTLYPEWNENFKLIVKEPQSQFLLIDVYDWDKVGAHDRLGMQVYPLKLLNANETKELTLDLLKSTDITDLHNKKQRGQIVLELRYAPFREDSASFSGPLDRFSRKASRIDTKSSSESYSGAGLLSVTVYGAEDVEGSRHNNPYALIIFRGEKRKSKMIRRTRDPAWNEEFQFTLDEPPVSEKIRVEVMSKRTRFGLQSKESLGYVEINLADVVNNGRMNEKYHLIDSKYGQIHVELRWKTV from the exons ATGGAGCCAGCAATTAAGTGGGCGGGAAATCCTGACATATTAGTCACCGTAAAGTTATCATCTTTAAGAATCTTAATCCAG TTGGTGGACATACAAATTGAAGCAGCTCCACGTATCACATTAAAGCCTCTCGTTCCAACATTTCCATGTTTTACAAACATTGTTGTATCCTTAATGGAGAAG CCACAGGTTGACTTTGGATTGAAAGTGCTGGGTGGAGACGTCATGTCTATTCCTGGCCTATATCGTTATGTTCAG GAAACTATCAAAAAACAAGTATCAAGCCTCTACCTGTGGCCACGGTGCCTTGaaattccaattcttgatgCTTCAAC TGTGGCTGCTAAGAAGCCTGTTGGGATATTGCATGTAAGAGTTGTACGAGCCATGAAGCTCTTGAAGATGGACTTGCTCGGACTTTCAGATCCTTACGTTAAACTAAGTCTGAGTGGAGACAGGTTGCCCACTAAGAAAACTACCATCAAGAAGAAAACCTTATACCCTGAGTGGAATGAGAATTTTAAGCTAATTGTGAAGGAACCTCAGTCTCAGTTTCTTCTTATAGATGTCTATGATTGGGACAAG GTTGGAGCACATGACAGGCTGGGAATGCAAGTTTATCCTTTGAAGCTTCTAAATGCAAACGAGACAAAAGAGTTGACACTGGACCTGCTTAAGAGTACAGATATAACTGATCTTCATAATAAGAAGCAGAGAGGCCAAATTGTGCTTGAGCTGAGGTACGCTCCTTTCAGAGAAGACAGTGCTTCGTTTAGCGGGCCTCTTGACAGATTCAGTAGGAAAGCAAGCAGAATTGACACTAAATCCAGCAGTGAGAGTTACAGCGGAGCTGGTTTACTTTCGGTTACCGTTTATGGAGCTGAGGATGTAGAAGGGTCACGTCACAACAATCCATACGCTCTGATAATTTTCCGAGGAGAAAAAAGGAAATCAAAG ATGATCAGGAGAACTCGTGATCCAGCATGGAATGAAGAGTTCCAGTTTACGCTGGATGAGCCTCCTGTCTCGGAGAAGATTCGTGTGGAGGTCATGAGTAAGCGTACACGATTCGGATTGCAATCAAAG GAATCACTGGGATATGTGGAAATCAACCTTGCTGATGTTGTGAACAATGGAAGAATGAATGAAAAATaccatttaatt